Part of the Anomaloglossus baeobatrachus isolate aAnoBae1 chromosome 1, aAnoBae1.hap1, whole genome shotgun sequence genome, cgaaccgcctcctttctaagggggcggtccgtgcggcgtcacagcgacgccactgagcggccgcccaatagcagcggaggggcggagctgagcgagacgtaacatcccgcccacctccttccttccggaaggcaggtaaggagaggttcctcgttcctgcggcgtcacacataccgatgtgtgctgccgcaggagcgacgaactacattgttactgctgcagtaacgataatcgagaatggacccccatgtcaccgatgagcgattttgcacgtttttgcaacgatgcaaaatcgctcattggtgtcacacgcagcaacatcgctaatgcggccgaatgtgcgtcacaaattccgtgaccccaatgactctgcattagcgatgttgcagcgtgtaaagcccccttaagttgaagttacgcaggggatggatatttcagcaagacattgatccaaaacaccgctccaaatctactcaggcattcatgcagaggaacaattacaatgttctggaatggccatcccagtccccagacctgaatatcattgaacatctgtgggatgatgtgaagcggctgtccatgctcggcgaccatcaaacttaactgaactggaattgttttgtaaacaggaatggtcaaatataacttcatccaggatccaggaactcattaacagctacaggaagcgactagaggctgtgatttctgcaaaaggaggatctacaaaatattaatgtcacttttatgttgaggtgcccatacttttgcaccggttaaattttgtttaaatgcggattgcacattttctgttagtacaataaacctcatttcaatgcagaaatattactcagtccatcagttattagatatatgacactgaaatagcaaaaacccaaattgttataaagaaaaaaggttaccattaataggggtgcccaaactttttcataagactccaaagacatacagatagggactctagattggtaatactgtccccattggggctcacaatgtatgtaaagcgctgtggaattaatagcgctatataaatggatacaataattattattatatgacTGTATGTGGCTAGGAGGGCACCCACGTTGCAGACTATATTATCGCCCAGCTTAATTCAAAACAACAGACTAGATCCAATACCTGGCTTGAAtttacaggtttttttttaaatgtggagcaTCCCGCTGCAAGTGTTGTGGCTTTGCATATAAAAGCAAACCTTTTTCTTCTATGGTTAATGGAGATATGTAgaatattcattcattcattcattcattcattaactGCAACATGGAATATGTGGTCTGTCTAATAGAATGTGTTGCATGCCGTTTGCAATATATAGGATGTACTGTgggtcctttaaaaaaaaaaaaaaggatccgcaaACATCTGTCTGACATACCAAATACACATACGTTAGGCATAGCTGCGGTTTCCAAACACTTTGCAACAACACACAAAGGGGATGTCTCTTCATTTAGATTTTTGGGGATGGAGAAGGTGTATAATCCAATAAGAGGAGGTAACCATAGAAAAAGCTTCTGAACCATGGAAGCAAATGGATTTTTATGTTGCGCACACGACTTCTAATGGTTTAAATAGCAAACAGGATCTAACTAAATGTTACTGAATTTATTGCTAACTTTGTATGAATATAAATTTTATATGTTGATTTATCTGATATTGGTTGGTCAAATAAATCTGTATATATAAGATTTGTATAATGATTTGCTATACGATtgattgcaaacttaaaatgtaatgtggtttgtATGTGGTTTCGTTACTTTGTTTTTAACCGGCACCTGTCTGCCGTCTCTCCCACATTTGATTATGTATTTAACTTGTTAATTGTGGGAGTGTTTGTGACAGAATTGTTCTTTTCTATAAACGTTTCTGTAACAATGGCAATTCAGACCGGAGGAAGGCGGTGCTgctgccgaaacgcgtagtcctcaCATGTAACCACGGAGTATGTCAATATGAAAGATGGCAGTGTAATGGAATTTTAATGAATCataaaaagttaatttttaatataTTTTCCTATGGATTCCCAGcagatattttttctttttgtggtTTGATCTATAAGTATACATACAAAGCCTTTACACACATAAAGAACAGGCTATTTGTGTGTGTACGTGAGGTTTGACCAGGGGTGACCAAAGTAAAGAGAGTGCCCAAGTACTTTGCTTTGCCTAAATGTTCCTATGAGTGATCTCTGGCCACTCCATGGACTCCTAAGACTTCCACTAACCTCATTGTGTGCAAAGGTAGAGAATGTAGCCCAAATGGTCCTCCATCTGGTTTATAATTACATTCTACACTGAGAAATACTAACATGACCACACTGGTTACACTGTGTCACGGGTATCATACTTACTACGGGTATCAGTCTtatggtgtctggctgtagaaggttgcaCTGTTTGGCTACAAAAACTGCTCTCTGACCTTCtcttcttctctgcttggggttaatccctttcccttttaggaccctgcagatatcctgacctttcagctgttaatcagcaCTTCACTTGGTGTCCTTAAATACGCTCATTCCCTCTTgggtctttgctggtgatagagttaacaaCCTACACAGGCCTTGGATGCAGACGGTttgtatccatctgaagaaacattgtttgtTGCTGTACCTCTTCCTGGGTCATCCTGGAGAGTAGTTTATgtgctttcccctgtgtgtgctcccttgtgtgtgctccctgtgtcttgttTAGAGctcagtggggttgactaagcactcatcccttcCATTCCCTACCTAAGGCCTAGttctagggtcagtcagggtcaggtatcctgttaGGCACATAGGAGTGGAATCTGTCCAGGGTGGTCAGGGAAGCCAGGGTCCAGCagtgtttggtcaggggtcactatctcccccttccctagacacagggttcccttTCCTTCCCTGTCACCATACGGGTGGTacgtccccgtacctagcgtgacacactgGCACCTCCTGGCAATAGAAGTACAACATCCATTCACCAAATACATCATATGTGATCATAAAACAGAGTGGGGGGCACTATTATCCTTTAATATTATAAAGTAAATTTATGCATTGAATTGTTATGCTTCCAAACTCCGACAAAGCTTTGATCGGGCCTCACATTATCCATAGGCCTCCCCTGATACAATGAAGATTTTATAAGATAACTAGATCCTGGTACAGTTGAGACCTCCCAGATCACAACACGTCCATCAATACTCCAAGTCTGTATAGGTTTTTATGTATAATGTGACTATCATGGCTCAGTTTTTACACTTAAAATTGTCTTTCTTTTCTCTTTACAATAGTTACCAGTCTCACAAGGGGACTTGCTCCTTTGCTCAGATAACACCGCTCTCCCTCTGACAAACTCCTTTCATGACTATTTTGCTATTGACCATGTGATGTAATCAGTTAACTGGGATCCTAAGGCCGGGTTCACATTGAGTTTGATCCCCACATCAGTGGCTCCATCGAGATATATGTCTGAAGTGATGTAAAACAAAAATTGTGTCTATGCGCTGGCAGGTCCATCGACTGTGGTGATGCAAACGGCGTCACTCTGTCGGACATCACTTTCGGCCATATCGGCCTACTGGAGTCGGACAGCTTTTGCAGTCGACCACATGTTGGAGCCCACTTTAAATAGACGGATTTAATAAAAAAATGATGTCCGACAGAGCACTCAGTAAACTCCGATGAAGCCAATGATGTGGGGACCAAAACGCAATGTGAACCCGGCCTGACCGTCGCATCAGATGTGCTCACCCTCAACATATACTCTATAAGTTGTGATGTGAGAGATTACACTTCACCATTAAAGACATAAAGACATATACATTGTGTTGTTATTTTACTGTCATTTCCACAAACTGTGCTGCAGCCTTCGTAAAATGCTAGATTCACAGCCATAAGAGCAGTACAGCTTTCTGCCTCCGAGGAAGAACCACAATCTATCTCTGTCTGTACTGTGtacatgcaaattgtctcttcacagaggaagaggacttgatttATAGTGCCacgtattggaagtagcaatcaaaaaagtcaatattgaccctttaacgagcctcgcAACATGACTCAGGATAAAAGCTAAACCAAACTCTTAACTTAACTCTTAACTTGCAGAAACACTGTTTCAGGGTATTGTTCTTTTGTCagtacaaagtatgagatctgatttggcagtATGAGAAGCTTATAACTGCGATCTAAGGGGCAATGTTTCCTCATGGAAAGTGACATGTCCAACATGCCTGCAATGTGCCTCTGGgaaagtatatacagtacagaccaaaaagtttggacacacgttctaatctttagaacaactattaagaggagactttgtgcagcagccttcatggtaaaatagctgctaggaaaccactgcttaggacaggcaacaatcagaaaagacttgtttgggctaaagaacacaaggaatggacattagaccagtggaaatctgtgctttggtctgatgagtctaaatttgagatctttggatccaaccaccgagtctttgtagaaaaggtgaacggatggactctacatggctggttcccaccgtgaagcatggaggaggaggtgtgatggtgtgaggggggggctttgctggtgacactgttgggatttattcacaattgaaggcatacagaaccagcatggctaccacagcatcttgcagcggtgtgcttttccatccggtttgtgtttagttggaccatcattttatttttcaacaggacaatgaccccaaacacaccttcaggctgtgtaagggctatttgactaagaaggagagtgatggggtgctacgccagatgacctggcctccacagtcaccagacctgaacccaatcgagatggtttggggtgagctggaccgcagagtgaaggcaaaagggccaacaagtgctaagcatctctgggaactccttcaagactgttggaagaccatttccggtgactacctcttgaagctcatcaagagaatgccaagagtgtgcaaagcagtaatcaaagcaaaaggtggctactttgaagaacctagaatataagacatattttcagttgtttcatacttttttgttaagtatttcattccacatgttttaattcatagttttgatgccttcaatgtaaatctacaattttcagagtcctgaaaataaagaaaactctttgaatgaggaggtgtgtccaaacttttggtctgtactgtatatgcacatTGCGTTTTCAGATGTTCGCTGTATAGAAATTTCATAGCAGCAAGTCTCTACCAACTAACTCAGAGACGACAAATAAAAGTATATATTGAACTTGCAAAGGAAAAAATAGTGTTATTCCTAGTGTCATTAAGGAGTGATAAATGTACTTCAGACATTTCCTTTTGTACAACAAAGGATCGTTTTCAGTTTCATCACCATTATATTTTCGCATTATTTCAATAAAAATACTGATACAGCGACATATGGTAGAAAAACAAATTACACGAAGCATCCTTACTTTTTCTTTATGTTATTCTGTTTTCTCCTGCAGTGAGTGAAGTTCTGAATACATTAATAAGAAGCAAGGTTTATGGTAAGAACAGAGCTACAGTTTTTGTTTTCTTGTTCAGGTCTACAATACTTTTCCTCCATAGATCCCAGTAATAGATAATCATGGTAGATTCAGGCTGATTTCACCCAATAAAGGAAAATTCAATGTCCAAAAATATCAAAACAATAAGTAATCAAAGCAGCTTATCTCCCGTGTGGCTTTTTTGATGATCACTAAGTTTGGCTTTAgcaataaaacatttcccgcattctgaacatgaatacggcttctctcctgtgtgtattCTCCTATGTGTTACAAGATCAGATttttgtgtaaaacatttcccacagtctaaacatgaatatggcttctctcctgtgtgaattctttgatgtttaatgagatctgaTTGAaccgtaaaacatttcccacattctgcacacaaatacggcttctctcctgtgtgaaatcTCCGATGTTTAATAAGACTTTGTttttgtgcaaaacatttcccacattctgaacaagaatacggcttctctcctgtgtgacttctctgatgtataATGAGACTTGACTCACtgagaaaacatttcccacattctgaacatgaatgcaACTTTTCCccggtgtgaattctctggtgtctaacacAATCGgatttatgtgtaaaacatttcccacattctgaacatgaatacggcttctctcctgtgtgacttctctcatgtgtAAGAAGACTAGATTTATACGTGAAACACTTTCCACATAGTGAGCATGAAAACGGCTTTGCTCCTTTGTGTATTATCTCATGTTTAACAACATCCGCTTTAtctaaaaaacatttcccacattctgaacatgaatatggcttctctccagtgtgcCTTCTGTGATGTCTAAGAAGATTTGATTTATTTGTGAAGAACTTTCCACAtagtgaacatgaaaatggcttctctcctgtgtgaattctctcatgtataacaagatgtgatttctttaAAAAACACTTCTCACATTGTgagcatgaatacggcttctcccctgggTAAATTCTTCTGTGATCTGAGCTTTTTGTACACCGCTCATCATGCCAAAATCTTTGACTCTCTTTTAAACGTTGAATCGTGGTAGCACTCAGAGACTGGTCAGAAAAAGTTTCCTCATTATCCGGGAAATTATATGATACTTCTGTACTGAGAAGTCCTGGGAGGAAATGGAGTTTATCACCTGAAGAGTGCTGCTTCATATATTCATCTTCTGCTTTATAACCAGGCATTATTACGTTTTCC contains:
- the LOC142257961 gene encoding uncharacterized protein LOC142257961, translating into MDENEINRRLLTFTLEIISLLSGEEYRIVRKTPGDCVTPIIHLQESGGRSRSPDPITAPPPIHERSKKRILELSNKMIELLTGEVPIRCQDVAVFLSMEEWEYLEGHKERYEEVVMEEQRSVTSDGSRRRNPPERCPRPLCPQDCPEEKHNILETHQAEDLIDIKVEVIDEGEDTMDLWADPQDGLMERNPPERCPRPLCPQDCPEEKHNVPETHQGEDLTIIKVEDEEEVEAMTREDQPSVSDGKEESPGEVSTENDSTSSEENVIMPGYKAEDEYMKQHSSGDKLHFLPGLLSTEVSYNFPDNEETFSDQSLSATTIQRLKESQRFWHDERCTKSSDHRRIYPGEKPYSCSQCEKCFLKKSHLVIHERIHTGEKPFSCSLCGKFFTNKSNLLRHHRRHTGEKPYSCSECGKCFLDKADVVKHEIIHKGAKPFSCSLCGKCFTYKSSLLTHERSHTGEKPYSCSECGKCFTHKSDCVRHQRIHTGEKLHSCSECGKCFLSESSLIIHQRSHTGEKPYSCSECGKCFAQKQSLIKHRRFHTGEKPYLCAECGKCFTVQSDLIKHQRIHTGEKPYSCLDCGKCFTQKSDLVTHRRIHTGEKPYSCSECGKCFIAKAKLSDHQKSHTGDKLL